In Nostoc edaphicum CCNP1411, the sequence CCGCCAAGCAGCCACCCGCAGCCGCAGCTGTATAGCCTTCAGTACCAATCAACTGTCCAGCGGCTAACAATGTGGGACGCTCTTTAAATTGCAGGGTAGGATGCATTAATTGGGGAGCATTAATAAAAGTGTTGCGGTGCATTACTCCCAGCCGCACAAACTCTGCTTTTTCTAAACTGGGAATTAACTGAAATATTCGCTTTTGTTCACCCCAGCGCAGGTTAGTTTGGAATCCTACCATGTTCCACAGTTGACCAGCTTTATCTTCTTGTCGCAACTGCACCACAGCATAAGGACGTTCCCCTGTGCGAGTATCTGATAATCCCACTGGCTTGAGGGGGCCGTAGCGCATGGTATCTTCCCCCCGCTGTGCTAGTTCTTCTATGGGTAAACAAGCTTCAAAAAATTTCGCTGTTTCCCGTTCAAAACCCTTGAGTTCTGTTTGTTCAGCTTTACAGAGTTCTTCCCGAAAGTGCAAGTACTGCTCTTTATTCATTGGGCAGTTGAGATAAGCAGCTTCACCTTTGTCATAACGTGATGCCATAAAAGCAATGTCACGATTAATCGATTCTCCCACGATAATCGGACTAGCTGCATCGAAAAAGCTTAGGTATTCCATCCCTGTAAAGCGTTGCAAATCTTCTGCTAAATCAGGACTAGTTAAAGGCCCAGTTGCTAAAACCACAATCCCTTCAGGAATTGCAGACACTTCACCCCGACGAAATTCAACTAAAGGATGACTTGCTAAAGTTTCAGTTAAATCTTGGCCAAATTGTCCTCTGTCTACAGCTAGCGCCCCACCGGCAGGAACGGCGTGTTCATCAGCTTTTGAGATGACAATCGAACCGAGTTGGCGTAACTCTTCGTGCAATAATCCCGCCGCGCGATCGCTTGCCATTGCCCCAAAGGAATTACTACAGACTAATTCTGCCAAATGTTCTGTATGATGAGCCGGACTAAATCGCTTTGGACGCATTTCATGCAAAATTACTGGCACTCCAGCTTGGGCTATTTGCCAAGCTGCTTCTGTCCCAGCTAGTCCACCTCCAATTACTTGTATCGGTTGTGTTTCCATAGTTAAATTTTTAATTTCCATATCATCATAAGTATCTATCAGCATCGGCGCTAGGACACATAAACAAGTAGAGAGTTGAAAAGTAGTTAGCTGTGATTTTAGTCACTTGTTGATCCCCCCTAAGTCCCCCTTAAAAAAGGGGGAACCGGAATTAAAGTCCCCCTTTTTAAGGGGGATTTAGGGGGATCTAGAACGTTTTGCTACCAACAAGAGGACTTTTCAAATATCCTCTTAGACATAGCCAGTAGCGACAGCATAATGCACCATCAACGGCAGCAATTACAAATTATCTGTGTCAATTCTCTTTTATTTGAGTTTAGCTAACAATTCTTGATAGCGTCTTGTTCCCGTAACTGGTCAATTTCTACAGTGGTCATCTTGATTAAGTCTAATTACTATAATTTTTC encodes:
- the trmFO gene encoding FADH(2)-oxidizing methylenetetrahydrofolate--tRNA-(uracil(54)-C(5))-methyltransferase TrmFO, whose translation is METQPIQVIGGGLAGTEAAWQIAQAGVPVILHEMRPKRFSPAHHTEHLAELVCSNSFGAMASDRAAGLLHEELRQLGSIVISKADEHAVPAGGALAVDRGQFGQDLTETLASHPLVEFRRGEVSAIPEGIVVLATGPLTSPDLAEDLQRFTGMEYLSFFDAASPIIVGESINRDIAFMASRYDKGEAAYLNCPMNKEQYLHFREELCKAEQTELKGFERETAKFFEACLPIEELAQRGEDTMRYGPLKPVGLSDTRTGERPYAVVQLRQEDKAGQLWNMVGFQTNLRWGEQKRIFQLIPSLEKAEFVRLGVMHRNTFINAPQLMHPTLQFKERPTLLAAGQLIGTEGYTAAAAGGCLAGINAARLALGKEALVLPPTTMMGALLEFISSASPKHFQPMPPNFGIFPDLGMKIKSKPERYGRYRDRSLADLATWKANHN